In one window of Dyella thiooxydans DNA:
- a CDS encoding ATP synthase subunit I yields MILSLASLPFAPAIGIGLLGGGLVGLLHFVGLRYTVRLLATGRTGLALASQGLRVLASALLLAALFHFGVSALLAGFVGFLVARQALLRDGAAGGNPPSPTGEPDA; encoded by the coding sequence ATGATCCTGTCGCTTGCTTCGCTTCCGTTCGCTCCGGCAATCGGCATCGGCCTGCTCGGCGGTGGCCTGGTCGGCCTGCTCCACTTCGTCGGGTTGCGCTACACCGTGCGCCTGCTCGCCACCGGCCGCACCGGACTGGCGCTGGCATCGCAGGGGCTGCGCGTGCTGGCCAGCGCCCTGCTGCTGGCGGCGCTGTTCCACTTCGGCGTAAGCGCCCTGCTGGCCGGGTTCGTCGGTTTCCTGGTGGCACGGCAGGCGCTGCTGCGTGATGGCGCCGCCGGCGGCAACCCGCCATCACCGACTGGAGAGCCGGACGCATGA
- the fabI gene encoding enoyl-ACP reductase FabI, which yields MAGLSGAKGLVVGIANQHSIAWGCARALRAAGAELAVTWLNDKARPWVEPLAQALEAPLQMSLDVTQPGQLESVFDAVKRRWGRLDFVLHSIAFAPKEDLHGRVTDSSRDGFLRAMDISCHSFIRMARLAEPLMDRGGSLLTMSYLGADEVIDHYGLMGPVKAALESSVRYLAAELGRSGIRVNAISPGPLATRAASGIEQFDQLLREAVQRAPLRHPVDIDDVGSLCVFLASDAARSITGDTLYVDAGYHILN from the coding sequence ATGGCCGGTCTCAGCGGCGCGAAGGGCCTGGTGGTCGGCATCGCCAACCAGCACAGCATCGCGTGGGGCTGCGCGCGGGCCCTGCGTGCCGCCGGCGCCGAACTGGCCGTGACCTGGCTGAACGACAAGGCCCGCCCCTGGGTCGAGCCGCTGGCGCAGGCGTTGGAAGCGCCCCTGCAGATGTCGCTGGACGTGACGCAGCCGGGCCAGCTCGAGTCGGTGTTCGACGCAGTGAAGCGGCGCTGGGGTCGGCTGGATTTCGTGCTGCATTCGATCGCCTTTGCGCCGAAGGAGGATCTGCACGGCCGCGTCACCGACAGCTCGCGCGACGGCTTCCTGCGCGCGATGGACATTTCCTGCCACTCGTTCATCCGCATGGCCCGGCTGGCCGAGCCGCTGATGGACCGGGGCGGCAGCCTGCTGACCATGAGCTACCTCGGTGCCGACGAGGTGATCGACCACTACGGTTTGATGGGGCCGGTGAAGGCCGCGCTGGAATCGTCGGTACGCTACCTGGCCGCCGAACTCGGCCGGTCCGGGATCCGCGTCAATGCGATCTCGCCCGGGCCGCTGGCGACACGCGCCGCCTCCGGCATCGAGCAGTTCGACCAGTTGCTGCGCGAAGCGGTGCAACGCGCGCCATTGCGACACCCCGTGGATATCGACGACGTCGGCAGCCTGTGCGTGTTCCTGGCCAGCGACGCCGCCCGCTCGATCACCGGCGACACGCTGTACGTGGACGCCGGCTACCACATCCTCAACTGA
- a CDS encoding acetate/propionate family kinase, with the protein MAKAAGDLLLVLNCGSSSIKFALFDAAISPLPRQPAWSGKVEGITGAAPRYEASGEPDATLALDADDPYTGALMHIRERLQARLGERRLGAVAHRVVHGGSKYFAPVQVDAAVLADLRSYIPLAPLHQPFALEAIEALLGLHPELPQVACFDTAFHHTVPKVEQMLPLPRELWDEGLRRYGFHGLSYAYMATVLAERYGDGARGRTICAHLGSGASLCAMHGLRSVATTMGFSALDGLMMGTRCGALDPGAVLYLMQVRGLGVDAVGHMLYHDSGLLGVSGVSGDPRELLPREGEAAVAEALALYVRRIVREIGALTAVLGGLDMLVFTAGIGEHNAVIRERVCDALGWLGVALDTRANAAHAAVVSGPESRVRVAVEPTNEEWIAARAALELMQG; encoded by the coding sequence ATGGCGAAAGCGGCGGGCGACCTGCTGCTGGTGCTCAACTGCGGCTCGTCGAGCATCAAGTTCGCGCTGTTCGACGCGGCGATCTCGCCGCTGCCGCGCCAGCCGGCCTGGAGCGGCAAGGTCGAGGGCATCACCGGGGCGGCACCGCGCTACGAAGCCTCCGGCGAGCCCGACGCGACGCTGGCACTGGATGCCGACGATCCGTACACCGGCGCCCTGATGCACATCCGCGAGCGCCTGCAGGCCCGGCTCGGCGAGCGCCGCCTTGGCGCGGTGGCGCACCGCGTGGTGCACGGCGGCAGCAAGTATTTCGCGCCGGTGCAGGTGGATGCCGCCGTGCTGGCCGACCTGCGCAGCTACATCCCGCTGGCGCCGCTGCACCAGCCGTTCGCACTGGAAGCGATCGAGGCGCTGCTGGGGCTGCATCCGGAGCTGCCGCAGGTCGCCTGCTTCGACACCGCCTTCCACCACACCGTGCCGAAGGTGGAGCAGATGCTGCCGCTTCCGCGCGAACTGTGGGACGAAGGGCTGCGCCGCTACGGTTTCCATGGCCTGTCCTATGCCTACATGGCCACGGTGCTGGCCGAACGCTACGGCGACGGCGCCCGGGGCCGCACGATCTGCGCCCACCTCGGCAGTGGCGCCAGCCTGTGCGCCATGCACGGGCTGCGCAGCGTCGCCACCACGATGGGGTTCTCCGCGCTGGACGGCCTGATGATGGGCACCCGTTGCGGCGCGCTCGATCCCGGTGCCGTGCTGTACCTGATGCAGGTCCGTGGACTCGGCGTCGATGCCGTCGGCCACATGCTCTACCACGACTCCGGACTGCTCGGCGTGTCGGGGGTGTCGGGCGATCCGCGCGAGCTGCTGCCCCGCGAAGGCGAAGCCGCCGTCGCCGAGGCGCTGGCCCTATACGTGCGGCGCATCGTGCGCGAGATCGGCGCGCTCACCGCCGTGCTCGGCGGGCTGGACATGCTGGTGTTCACCGCCGGCATCGGCGAGCACAACGCGGTGATCCGCGAGCGGGTCTGCGATGCGCTCGGATGGCTGGGCGTGGCGCTGGACACCCGCGCCAACGCGGCGCACGCTGCGGTGGTGTCCGGCCCGGAGAGCCGGGTACGCGTGGCGGTCGAACCGACCAACGAAGAGTGGATCGCCGCGCGTGCCGCGCTCGAACTGATGCAGGGCTGA
- a CDS encoding phasin family protein has protein sequence MSIDTNLPMELYKANVQLWLNMGLLLQEARQQWADLGDKTLEDDVEETRKELEELSHASDWKDLGNLPGSTAWRRMQKRVGDAQACTETAIAEQTRFVAGMQHALADWQKSLTRAVSDAGKSIPMGVPMNGAVPDFGALMAMFTPPGAGSATKSAGKGKSHAN, from the coding sequence ATGAGCATCGACACCAACCTTCCCATGGAGCTGTACAAGGCCAACGTCCAGCTCTGGTTGAACATGGGTCTGTTGCTGCAGGAGGCCCGCCAGCAGTGGGCCGACCTCGGCGACAAGACGCTGGAGGACGACGTGGAAGAAACCCGCAAGGAGCTGGAGGAACTCTCCCACGCCAGCGACTGGAAGGACCTGGGCAACCTGCCCGGCAGCACCGCATGGCGCCGCATGCAGAAGCGCGTGGGCGACGCCCAGGCGTGCACCGAGACCGCCATCGCCGAGCAGACGCGCTTCGTCGCGGGCATGCAGCACGCGCTGGCGGACTGGCAGAAGTCGCTTACCCGTGCGGTCAGTGACGCCGGCAAGTCGATCCCCATGGGCGTGCCGATGAACGGCGCCGTGCCCGACTTCGGCGCGCTGATGGCGATGTTCACCCCGCCGGGCGCCGGTTCTGCGACGAAATCCGCAGGCAAGGGCAAGAGCCATGCAAACTGA
- a CDS encoding PHA/PHB synthase family protein, translating into MKEVAPVPRTPQPTAAARTDRQVRAALARWSASISPASLELAWSDWAAHLAASPGKRLELMHLGLRQWQALADYAARCALPGAAPNGGCVTPRPGDRRFREPEWGRWPFNVMHQAFLMAERWWEEATHGVEGVEKHHADVAGFVARQWLDMWSPGNQLATNPVVLKQTIEQAGTNLWRGWLNALDDLDRLAIGAPPAGTEDYAVGRNLAVTPGKVVMKNRLAELIQYSPTTDKVRPEPVLIVPAWIMKYYILDLSPHNSLIRYLVDQGHTVFCISWKNPDADDRDLGMEDYLDLGVMAALDAVGAIVPKQQVHGVGYCLGGTLLSVAAAAMARDGDHRLASATLFAAQTDFTEPGELGLFIDESQVSLLEAQMSQTGYLTAQQMAGAFQMLRSYDLLWSRMVGEYLMGTRPPMNDLMAWNADATRMPARMHSEYLRRLFLHNDLAEGRFPVQGRPVALSDITLPVFVVGTQTDHVAPWRSVYKLHYLTVADLTFVLTSGGHNAGIVSEPGHPHRSYQLQQRPEGAAYIGPDDWLKQAPMHDGSWWPAWLQWLDAHSGEPVAPPSMGNARAGYRPLADAPGHYVRET; encoded by the coding sequence ATGAAGGAAGTCGCTCCCGTTCCGAGAACGCCCCAGCCCACGGCCGCGGCGCGCACCGACCGTCAGGTCCGCGCAGCGCTGGCGCGATGGAGTGCCTCGATCTCCCCCGCTTCGCTGGAACTGGCCTGGAGCGACTGGGCGGCCCACCTCGCCGCTTCGCCCGGCAAGCGCCTGGAACTGATGCACCTGGGGTTGCGGCAATGGCAGGCGCTGGCGGATTACGCCGCCCGCTGCGCCCTCCCCGGTGCCGCTCCCAACGGCGGCTGCGTGACGCCCCGTCCCGGCGACCGCCGTTTCCGCGAGCCCGAATGGGGACGCTGGCCGTTCAACGTGATGCATCAGGCTTTCCTGATGGCCGAACGCTGGTGGGAGGAAGCCACCCATGGCGTGGAGGGCGTGGAGAAGCACCATGCCGACGTCGCCGGATTCGTCGCCCGCCAGTGGCTGGACATGTGGTCGCCGGGCAACCAGCTGGCGACCAACCCGGTGGTGCTGAAGCAGACGATCGAGCAGGCCGGCACCAACCTCTGGCGCGGCTGGCTCAACGCACTGGACGACCTGGACCGGCTGGCGATCGGCGCGCCGCCGGCCGGCACCGAGGACTATGCGGTCGGCCGCAACCTGGCGGTGACCCCTGGCAAGGTGGTGATGAAGAACCGGCTGGCGGAGCTGATCCAGTACTCGCCCACCACGGACAAGGTGCGGCCGGAGCCGGTGCTGATCGTGCCGGCGTGGATCATGAAGTACTACATCCTGGACCTGTCTCCGCACAACTCGCTGATCCGCTACCTGGTCGACCAGGGCCACACCGTGTTCTGCATCTCCTGGAAGAACCCGGATGCCGACGACCGCGACCTGGGCATGGAGGACTACCTCGACCTCGGCGTGATGGCTGCGCTGGACGCCGTGGGCGCGATCGTCCCGAAGCAGCAGGTGCACGGCGTGGGCTACTGCCTGGGCGGCACCCTGCTGTCAGTCGCCGCGGCCGCGATGGCCCGCGACGGCGACCACCGGCTTGCCTCGGCGACCCTGTTCGCCGCGCAGACCGACTTCACCGAGCCGGGCGAGCTGGGCCTCTTCATCGACGAGAGCCAGGTCTCCCTGCTCGAGGCGCAGATGTCGCAGACCGGCTATCTCACCGCCCAGCAGATGGCGGGCGCGTTCCAGATGCTGCGCTCCTACGACCTGCTGTGGTCGCGCATGGTCGGCGAGTACCTGATGGGTACGCGGCCGCCGATGAACGACCTGATGGCGTGGAACGCCGACGCCACCCGCATGCCGGCGCGCATGCACTCGGAATACCTGCGCCGGCTGTTCCTGCACAACGACCTGGCCGAAGGGCGTTTCCCGGTGCAGGGACGACCGGTCGCGCTGAGCGACATCACCCTGCCGGTGTTCGTGGTGGGGACGCAGACCGATCACGTGGCGCCCTGGCGCTCGGTCTACAAGCTGCACTACCTCACCGTCGCCGACCTCACCTTCGTGCTGACCAGCGGCGGGCACAACGCCGGCATCGTCAGCGAGCCGGGACATCCGCACCGCAGCTATCAGCTGCAGCAGCGCCCTGAAGGTGCGGCATATATCGGTCCCGACGACTGGCTGAAGCAGGCGCCGATGCACGATGGCTCCTGGTGGCCGGCCTGGCTGCAGTGGCTGGACGCGCATTCGGGCGAGCCGGTCGCACCGCCTTCGATGGGTAATGCCCGTGCCGGCTACCGTCCGCTCGCCGACGCCCCCGGCCATTACGTGCGGGAGACCTGA
- a CDS encoding YciI family protein, with amino-acid sequence MWFAVHAKDHPDSLAKRMAARPEHLARLHALQAEGRLLLAGPFPAIASEDPGPAGFTGSLIIAEFASQADAEAWAGADPYVAAGVYAEVEVKPFRKTLP; translated from the coding sequence ATGTGGTTTGCCGTCCACGCCAAGGACCACCCCGATTCCCTCGCCAAGCGCATGGCCGCCCGGCCCGAGCACCTGGCCCGCCTGCACGCGCTGCAGGCTGAAGGACGCCTGCTGCTGGCCGGTCCGTTCCCGGCGATCGCCTCGGAAGACCCCGGTCCGGCCGGTTTCACCGGCAGCCTGATCATCGCCGAGTTCGCCAGCCAGGCCGATGCCGAAGCCTGGGCCGGCGCCGACCCGTACGTGGCGGCCGGCGTCTATGCCGAGGTCGAGGTCAAGCCGTTCCGCAAGACCCTGCCATGA
- the atpD gene encoding F0F1 ATP synthase subunit beta, with protein sequence MHEGQVTAVRGAVLDVRFAQPPLPAVGEALHVLRDDGTPLLVEVTSQLSTTDVRAIALQSTEGIARGLRVQAQGQPLEVPVGPAVLGRLLDVTGQLGDDGPALPADVPRRPIHRAPPPLSAQSGTSTLFATGLKVIDLLTPLVQGGKAAMFGGAGVGKTVLVMELIHAMVERYQGISVFAGVGERSREGHEMLLDMRDSGVLDHTVLVYGQMNEPPGARWRVPFTALTMAEHFRDERKQNVLLLMDNIFRFVQAGSEVSGLLGRLPSRVGYQPTLADEVAALQERIVSVDGVAVTAIEAVYVPADDFTDPAVTALASHVDSMVVLSREMAAQGMYPAIDPIASSSIMLDADLLGERHVHIATEVRRVIEHYRQLQDVIALLGVDELGADDRRQVERARRLQRFLTQPFAVTEAFTGMPGRSVALADTLDGCEAILRGDCDGWRESSLYMVGTLAEAQAKEAAATKAAA encoded by the coding sequence ATGCACGAGGGACAGGTCACGGCAGTGCGCGGCGCAGTGCTCGACGTGCGCTTCGCGCAGCCGCCGCTGCCGGCGGTCGGTGAAGCCCTGCATGTGCTGCGCGACGACGGCACGCCGCTGCTGGTGGAGGTCACCTCGCAGCTTTCCACGACAGATGTGCGCGCGATCGCCCTGCAGTCCACCGAGGGCATCGCCCGCGGACTGCGCGTGCAGGCCCAGGGGCAGCCGCTCGAGGTGCCGGTCGGCCCGGCCGTGCTCGGCCGGCTGCTCGACGTTACCGGCCAGCTCGGCGACGACGGCCCCGCCTTGCCCGCCGACGTGCCACGCCGCCCGATCCACCGCGCGCCACCTCCGCTGTCCGCACAGAGCGGCACCAGCACCCTGTTCGCCACCGGACTGAAGGTGATCGACCTGCTCACCCCGCTGGTGCAGGGCGGCAAGGCAGCGATGTTCGGTGGCGCCGGCGTCGGCAAGACGGTGCTGGTGATGGAGCTGATCCACGCGATGGTCGAGCGCTACCAGGGCATCTCGGTGTTCGCCGGCGTCGGCGAGCGCTCGCGCGAGGGTCACGAGATGCTGCTGGACATGCGCGATTCCGGCGTGCTCGACCACACCGTGCTGGTCTACGGCCAGATGAACGAGCCACCCGGCGCGCGCTGGCGGGTGCCGTTCACCGCGCTGACCATGGCCGAGCACTTCCGCGACGAGCGAAAGCAGAACGTGCTGCTGCTGATGGACAACATCTTCCGCTTCGTGCAGGCCGGCTCGGAGGTCTCCGGCCTGCTCGGCCGCCTGCCTTCGCGGGTCGGCTACCAGCCCACCCTGGCCGACGAGGTGGCGGCGCTGCAGGAACGCATCGTCTCGGTGGACGGCGTGGCGGTCACCGCGATCGAGGCGGTGTACGTGCCGGCCGACGACTTCACCGACCCGGCAGTCACCGCGCTGGCCTCGCACGTGGACTCGATGGTCGTGCTGTCGCGCGAGATGGCCGCGCAGGGCATGTACCCGGCGATCGACCCGATCGCCTCCTCCTCGATCATGCTCGACGCCGACCTGCTCGGCGAACGCCATGTGCACATCGCCACCGAGGTGCGCCGGGTGATCGAGCATTACCGGCAACTGCAGGACGTGATCGCCCTGCTCGGCGTCGACGAACTCGGCGCCGACGACCGCCGGCAGGTCGAACGGGCGCGCCGGCTGCAGCGCTTCCTGACCCAGCCGTTCGCGGTCACCGAAGCCTTCACCGGCATGCCCGGCCGCAGCGTGGCGCTGGCCGACACCCTGGACGGTTGCGAGGCGATCCTGCGCGGCGACTGCGACGGCTGGCGGGAGAGTTCGCTGTACATGGTCGGCACACTGGCCGAAGCCCAGGCCAAAGAAGCCGCCGCCACGAAGGCTGCGGCATGA
- a CDS encoding AtpZ/AtpI family protein, translating into MTTPPPEPRSTEGRDPVATAARRARQRDEANRDDPATPASIRLAQIGVLGWTIVTPILLGLLAGHWLDRWLRTGVMFAAALLTVGAGLGMWFAWRWMHRQ; encoded by the coding sequence ATGACGACACCGCCACCCGAGCCTCGCAGCACAGAGGGCCGCGACCCGGTCGCCACGGCCGCCCGCCGTGCCCGCCAACGCGACGAAGCGAACCGCGACGATCCCGCCACCCCGGCCAGCATCCGCCTGGCGCAGATCGGCGTGCTGGGCTGGACCATCGTCACGCCGATCCTGCTCGGCCTGCTCGCCGGCCACTGGCTGGATCGCTGGCTGCGCACCGGCGTGATGTTCGCCGCCGCCCTGCTCACGGTTGGTGCGGGGCTGGGGATGTGGTTCGCCTGGCGCTGGATGCACCGTCAATGA
- a CDS encoding F0F1 ATP synthase subunit epsilon, which yields MTDHLHLILTTPQQVVLDLNDVTAVRGEDASGSFGILPGHADLITVLVPTVLRWQRAGGEKGYCALRGGVLRMSEGGQLHVACRGAVRGDQLDTLENTVRLARADQADADRRARVEQMQLHARAVRTLLRYLRPGPRNVAP from the coding sequence ATGACTGACCACCTGCACCTGATACTCACCACGCCGCAGCAGGTCGTGCTCGACCTCAACGACGTGACCGCCGTGCGCGGCGAGGACGCCAGTGGCAGCTTCGGCATCCTGCCCGGCCATGCCGACCTGATCACCGTGCTGGTACCCACCGTGCTGCGCTGGCAGCGTGCCGGTGGGGAAAAGGGTTACTGCGCGCTGCGCGGCGGCGTGCTGCGGATGAGCGAAGGCGGGCAGCTGCACGTGGCCTGCCGCGGCGCCGTGCGCGGCGACCAGCTCGACACGCTGGAGAACACCGTACGCTTGGCGCGCGCCGACCAGGCCGATGCCGACCGCCGCGCCCGTGTCGAGCAGATGCAGCTGCACGCCCGCGCCGTGCGCACGCTGCTGCGCTACCTGCGGCCTGGTCCGCGGAACGTCGCACCATGA
- a CDS encoding F0F1 ATP synthase subunit C: MNDLIPVVSILAAALSVSFGAIGPALAEGRAVAAAMDAIARQPESAGTISRTLFVGLAMIETMAIYCLVVAILLLFANPFLK, translated from the coding sequence ATGAACGACCTGATTCCCGTTGTCAGCATCCTCGCCGCCGCACTGTCGGTGAGCTTCGGCGCGATCGGCCCGGCGCTCGCGGAAGGCCGTGCGGTGGCCGCCGCGATGGATGCGATCGCCCGCCAGCCCGAATCGGCCGGCACCATCTCGCGCACGCTGTTCGTCGGCCTGGCGATGATCGAGACGATGGCGATCTACTGCCTGGTGGTCGCGATCCTGCTGCTGTTCGCCAACCCGTTCCTGAAGTGA
- the phbB gene encoding acetoacetyl-CoA reductase: MQTDHTAVVTGGMGCLGESIAQALHDAGCRVIVTHSPGRSDVQSWLDTHAAQGRKYLTYEMDVTDADSCAACAERILADGHTVDILVNNAGITRDASFRKMQKVDWDAVMHTNLDSLFNVTKAFVEGMIGGGWGRIVNIASVNGSKGAFGQTNYAASKAGMHGFTKSLALELATKGVTVNTVSPGYLQTRMVAAVPEEVLKTKVLSQIPMGRLGRTDEVAALVAFVCSDAAAFMTGANLAMNGGQHMA, encoded by the coding sequence ATGCAAACTGACCATACCGCCGTGGTCACCGGCGGCATGGGCTGCCTGGGCGAGTCGATCGCCCAGGCCTTGCACGATGCCGGTTGCCGCGTGATCGTCACCCACTCGCCCGGTCGCAGCGACGTGCAGTCGTGGCTGGACACGCATGCCGCCCAGGGACGCAAGTACCTGACCTACGAGATGGACGTGACCGATGCGGACTCGTGCGCGGCGTGCGCCGAACGCATCCTTGCCGACGGCCACACCGTGGACATCCTGGTCAACAACGCCGGCATCACCCGCGACGCCAGCTTCCGCAAGATGCAGAAGGTGGACTGGGACGCGGTGATGCACACCAACCTCGATTCGCTGTTCAACGTCACCAAGGCGTTCGTCGAGGGCATGATCGGCGGCGGCTGGGGGCGCATCGTCAACATCGCCTCGGTCAACGGCTCCAAGGGCGCCTTCGGGCAGACCAACTACGCCGCGTCCAAGGCCGGCATGCACGGCTTCACCAAGTCGCTGGCGCTGGAACTGGCGACCAAGGGCGTCACCGTCAACACGGTGTCGCCGGGCTACCTGCAGACGCGCATGGTGGCGGCGGTGCCCGAGGAAGTGCTCAAGACCAAGGTGCTGTCCCAGATCCCGATGGGCCGGCTGGGCCGCACCGACGAGGTGGCCGCCCTGGTGGCCTTCGTCTGCAGCGATGCGGCCGCGTTCATGACCGGGGCGAACCTGGCGATGAACGGCGGCCAGCACATGGCCTGA
- a CDS encoding BolA family protein, protein MSQATVEQIRERLAAALAPTELEVLDEGHKHAGHANAGKGHFHVRIASAAFAGVLPIKRHRMVYAALDGLMDHGIHALSIDARTPNA, encoded by the coding sequence ATGAGCCAGGCGACGGTCGAGCAGATCCGCGAACGTCTCGCCGCCGCCCTGGCGCCGACCGAGCTGGAGGTGCTGGACGAGGGCCACAAGCACGCCGGCCACGCCAACGCGGGGAAGGGCCATTTCCACGTCCGCATCGCCAGTGCCGCGTTCGCCGGGGTGCTGCCGATCAAGCGCCACCGCATGGTGTACGCGGCGCTGGATGGCCTGATGGACCACGGGATCCACGCCCTGTCCATCGATGCGCGGACACCAAACGCGTAA
- a CDS encoding F0F1 ATP synthase subunit A, whose product MIGSPLRTETLFHLGPVPVSTAVAVTWGIMALLVIGAWLATRRLSLRPSRTQAVLELLVETIDAQIHDTMQVDPAPYRPLIGSIFLFVLVANWSGLVPGIEPPTAHLETDAALAGIVFFATIWFGLRARGVRGYLATFAEPGWLMVPLNLVEQITRTFSLMVRLFGNVMSSVFVVGIALSLAGLIVPIPFMALDLLTGAIQAYIFSVLAMVFIGAAVHPAPPSRAPDAPASSDRRDPS is encoded by the coding sequence ATGATCGGCTCGCCGCTGCGCACCGAGACGCTGTTCCACCTCGGGCCGGTCCCGGTCAGCACCGCCGTGGCGGTGACCTGGGGAATCATGGCGCTGCTGGTGATCGGCGCCTGGCTGGCCACCCGCCGGCTGTCGTTGCGTCCCTCGCGCACCCAGGCCGTGCTCGAGTTGCTGGTCGAGACCATCGACGCGCAGATCCACGACACCATGCAGGTGGACCCGGCACCGTACCGTCCGCTGATCGGCAGCATCTTCCTGTTCGTGCTGGTCGCGAACTGGTCGGGCCTGGTGCCCGGTATCGAACCGCCCACCGCCCACCTGGAAACAGACGCCGCGCTCGCCGGCATCGTGTTCTTCGCCACCATCTGGTTCGGCCTGCGCGCCCGCGGCGTACGCGGCTACCTCGCCACCTTCGCCGAGCCGGGCTGGCTGATGGTGCCGCTGAACCTGGTCGAGCAGATCACCCGCACCTTCTCGCTGATGGTGCGCCTGTTCGGCAACGTGATGAGCAGCGTGTTCGTGGTCGGCATCGCGCTGTCGCTGGCCGGGCTGATCGTGCCGATCCCGTTCATGGCGCTGGACCTGCTCACTGGCGCCATCCAGGCCTACATCTTCAGTGTGCTGGCGATGGTGTTCATCGGCGCCGCCGTGCACCCCGCCCCGCCCTCGCGCGCGCCGGACGCGCCCGCATCTTCCGATCGGAGAGACCCGTCATGA
- a CDS encoding bifunctional enoyl-CoA hydratase/phosphate acetyltransferase — MPDTPAVPAGPPGDTDDIHFIRNRTFDEIAVGDTAVIDRTLTAADIQLFAVMSGDVNPQHLDPDFAASTRFHGVIAHGMWGAALISAVLGTRLPGPGTIYLSQTLKFLAPVHIGDTLSIRVTVRSKDEAHKRLVLDCSCTDQAGQRAIEGEAEVLAPTERIVRPRATLPEVRLTGGTNGVKRLLDYVRPLGSIRVAVVHPCDEPSLGSAIDARVAGLIEPVLVAPRERIEAVASAAGFDLAGIAIEDVPHSHAAAARAVELAATGEVDALMKGSLHTDELMGAVVAAGSGLRTKRRISHCFVMQTPAYPRPFIITDAAINITPTLEEKADIIRNAIDLAQVIGVAQPRVAILAAVETVNPHMPATLDAAALCKMADRGQIEGGVLDGPLAFDNAVSVAAARIKGIVSPVAGQADVLVVPDLESGNMLAKQLEYLGGAASAGIVIGAKVPIVLTSRADSRESRMASCAVALLLAHRYRTHPL; from the coding sequence ATGCCCGACACCCCCGCCGTTCCCGCCGGCCCGCCCGGCGACACCGACGACATCCACTTCATCCGCAACCGCACGTTCGACGAGATCGCCGTCGGCGACACCGCGGTGATCGACCGCACGCTGACGGCGGCGGACATCCAGCTCTTCGCCGTGATGTCCGGCGACGTCAACCCGCAGCACCTGGACCCGGACTTCGCCGCCTCCACCCGCTTCCACGGCGTGATCGCCCACGGCATGTGGGGCGCGGCACTGATCTCGGCCGTACTCGGTACCCGCCTGCCCGGCCCCGGCACGATCTACCTGTCGCAGACGCTGAAGTTCCTCGCCCCGGTGCACATCGGCGACACGCTGAGCATCCGGGTCACCGTGCGGTCGAAAGACGAAGCGCACAAGCGCCTGGTGCTCGACTGCAGTTGCACCGACCAGGCCGGCCAGCGAGCGATCGAGGGCGAGGCCGAGGTACTGGCGCCCACCGAACGGATCGTGCGGCCGCGGGCGACTCTGCCGGAGGTCCGCCTGACTGGCGGCACCAACGGCGTGAAGCGCCTGCTCGACTACGTGCGTCCACTGGGCTCGATCCGCGTGGCGGTGGTGCACCCCTGCGACGAACCCAGTCTCGGCAGCGCCATCGACGCCCGGGTTGCCGGGTTGATCGAGCCGGTGCTGGTGGCCCCGCGCGAGCGCATCGAGGCGGTGGCAAGCGCAGCGGGCTTCGACCTGGCCGGCATCGCCATCGAGGACGTTCCACACAGCCACGCCGCCGCGGCCCGCGCGGTGGAGCTCGCCGCCACCGGCGAGGTCGACGCGCTGATGAAGGGCAGCCTGCACACCGACGAGCTGATGGGCGCGGTGGTCGCCGCCGGCAGCGGCCTGCGTACCAAGCGGCGGATCAGCCATTGCTTCGTGATGCAGACGCCGGCCTACCCGCGGCCCTTCATCATCACCGACGCGGCAATCAACATCACCCCGACGCTGGAGGAAAAGGCCGACATCATCCGCAACGCCATCGATCTGGCCCAGGTGATCGGGGTGGCGCAGCCGCGCGTGGCGATCCTCGCCGCGGTGGAGACGGTCAACCCGCACATGCCGGCCACGCTGGATGCGGCGGCGCTGTGCAAGATGGCCGACCGCGGACAGATCGAAGGCGGCGTGCTGGATGGCCCGCTGGCGTTCGACAACGCGGTGTCGGTGGCAGCGGCGCGGATCAAGGGCATCGTCTCGCCGGTGGCCGGCCAGGCCGACGTACTGGTGGTGCCGGACCTGGAGAGCGGCAACATGCTGGCCAAGCAGCTCGAATACCTCGGCGGCGCGGCCAGTGCCGGCATCGTGATCGGCGCGAAGGTCCCGATCGTGCTCACCAGCCGTGCCGACTCGCGCGAATCGCGCATGGCCTCCTGCGCGGTGGCGCTGCTGCTGGCCCACCGTTACCGGACCCATCCGCTGTGA